The following coding sequences lie in one Benincasa hispida cultivar B227 chromosome 6, ASM972705v1, whole genome shotgun sequence genomic window:
- the LOC120080465 gene encoding protein DA1-related 2 isoform X2, whose product MAPSGLNNLSQPCISGDFSSSYAEKKSGWMKWLSKIFRSGANRGGGGGGGGGGGSRHPQQLLGDQENMVWRAPARSSDDPSRAQKEKEELDHAIALSLAEDLKKRNRSRWRTDNDEAIARELQDKMNLSPYPSFAPPQFHPIDYRYCGGCNRAIGYGNYLGCMGTYFHPGCFCCRSCGYPITEHEFSLSGKDPYHKSCFKEMTHPKCEVCHQFIPTNRAGLIEYRCHPFWSQKYCPSHEHDSTARCCSCERLESWNARYVSLGDGRSLCLECMESAIMDTGDCQPLYHSIRDYYEGMNMRIDQQIPMLLVERQALNEAIVGEKHGFHHMPETRGLCLSEEQTVTSILGRPRMGGHRRLVGMKTQLQKLTRKCEVTAILVLYGLPSFYRLLTGAILAHELMHGWLRLKGYRNLNPEVEEGICQVLSYMWLESEVVMPGYRSGPSTSAASSSSSSSSSHYSSSSKKGGKSSAENKLGEFFMHQIANDASAAYGEGFRAANAAVNKYGLRRTLDHIFMTGSFPV is encoded by the exons ATGGCTCCTTCTGGTCTTAATAATCTTTCTCAGCCTTGCATTTCTG GGGATTTTTCTTCCTCTTACGCAGAGAAAAAATCTGGGTGGATGAAATGGTTGAGCAAAATTTTCCGGTCAGGAGCCAACAGGGGAGGTGGCGGCGGTGGAGGCGGCGGCGGTGGTAGCCGTCATCCACAACAACTTCTTGGTGATCAGGAGAACATGGTCTGGCGAGCTCCGGCTAGATCATCG GACGATCCTTCTAGAGCtcagaaggagaaagaagaacTAGATCATGCGATTGCACTCTCTTTAGCTGAAGATTTAAAAAAGCGAAATC GGTCTCGTTGGCGTACGGACAATGATGAAGCAATTGCTAGAGAACTGCAGGACAAGATGAATTTATCTCCATATCCTTCTTTTGCCCCTCCCCAGTTCCATCCCATTGACTACAG ATATTGTGGTGGCTGCAATCGTGCAATCGGCTATGGCAATTATTTAGGATGTATGGGCACCTACTTCCATCCTGGGTGCTTTTGTTGTCGTTCTTGTGGTTATCCTATTACCGAGCATGAG TTTTCATTGTCTGGGAAAGATCCATATCACAAGTCCTGTTTCAAAGAGATGACTCATCCAAAGTGTGAAGTCTGCCACCAATTT ATCCCTACCAATCGAGCCGGTTTGATCGAGTACAGATGTCATCCTTTTTGGTCTCAAAAGTATTGTCCATCACATGAGCATGACAGCACAGCCCGTTGTTGTAGCTGCGAGCGTTTGGAG TCTTGGAATGCAAGATATGTTTCTTTGGGAGACGGACGGAGCCTATGCCTTGAATGTATGGAGTCTGCTATCATGGACACAGGAGACTGCCAACCACTCTACCATTCCATCCGAGACTATTACGAAGGAATGAACATGAGAATCGATCAGCAAATTCCCATGCTTCTAGTTGAAAGACAGGCACTAAATGAAGCTATTGTTGGGGAGAAGCAT GGTTTCCATCACATGCCCGAGACTAGAGGTTTATGCCTTTCTGAAGAGCAGACTGTCACCAGT ATCCTTGGGAGGCCAAGAATGGGGGGGCATCGACGACTTGTAGGAATGAAAACTCAACTGCAGAAGCTGACTCGTAAATGTGAAGTTACAGCCATTCTTGTTCTTTATGGTCTCCCAAG CTTCTACAGATTACTGACAGGTGCTATTCTTGCCCACGAGTTGATGCACGGCTGGTTACGACTAAAAG GATATCGCAACCTTAATCCGGAGGTAGAAGAAGGTATCTGTCAAGTGCTTTCGTACATGTGGCTTGAATCAGAAGTAGTAATGCCGGGGTATAGATCAGGACCTTCGACATCTGCTGCATCCtcgtcctcttcttcttcctcgtcTCACTActcttcatcatcaaagaaagGCGGTAAATCTTCTGCCGAAAACAAACTGGGTGAATTTTTCATGCACCAAATAGCGAACGATGCCTCGGCAGCTTACGGGGAAGGGTTCAGAGCTGCTAATGCAGCTGTGAATAAATATGGCTTGCGTCGAACGCTCGACCATATTTTCATGACTGGAAGTTTCCCCGTGTAA
- the LOC120080465 gene encoding protein DA1-related 2 isoform X1: MAPSGLNNLSQPCISGDFSSSYAEKKSGWMKWLSKIFRSGANRGGGGGGGGGGGSRHPQQLLGDQENMVWRAPARSSDDPSRAQKEKEELDHAIALSLAEDLKKRNRSRWRTDNDEAIARELQDKMNLSPYPSFAPPQFHPIDYSHRYCGGCNRAIGYGNYLGCMGTYFHPGCFCCRSCGYPITEHEFSLSGKDPYHKSCFKEMTHPKCEVCHQFIPTNRAGLIEYRCHPFWSQKYCPSHEHDSTARCCSCERLESWNARYVSLGDGRSLCLECMESAIMDTGDCQPLYHSIRDYYEGMNMRIDQQIPMLLVERQALNEAIVGEKHGFHHMPETRGLCLSEEQTVTSILGRPRMGGHRRLVGMKTQLQKLTRKCEVTAILVLYGLPSFYRLLTGAILAHELMHGWLRLKGYRNLNPEVEEGICQVLSYMWLESEVVMPGYRSGPSTSAASSSSSSSSSHYSSSSKKGGKSSAENKLGEFFMHQIANDASAAYGEGFRAANAAVNKYGLRRTLDHIFMTGSFPV; encoded by the exons ATGGCTCCTTCTGGTCTTAATAATCTTTCTCAGCCTTGCATTTCTG GGGATTTTTCTTCCTCTTACGCAGAGAAAAAATCTGGGTGGATGAAATGGTTGAGCAAAATTTTCCGGTCAGGAGCCAACAGGGGAGGTGGCGGCGGTGGAGGCGGCGGCGGTGGTAGCCGTCATCCACAACAACTTCTTGGTGATCAGGAGAACATGGTCTGGCGAGCTCCGGCTAGATCATCG GACGATCCTTCTAGAGCtcagaaggagaaagaagaacTAGATCATGCGATTGCACTCTCTTTAGCTGAAGATTTAAAAAAGCGAAATC GGTCTCGTTGGCGTACGGACAATGATGAAGCAATTGCTAGAGAACTGCAGGACAAGATGAATTTATCTCCATATCCTTCTTTTGCCCCTCCCCAGTTCCATCCCATTGACTACAG TCACAGATATTGTGGTGGCTGCAATCGTGCAATCGGCTATGGCAATTATTTAGGATGTATGGGCACCTACTTCCATCCTGGGTGCTTTTGTTGTCGTTCTTGTGGTTATCCTATTACCGAGCATGAG TTTTCATTGTCTGGGAAAGATCCATATCACAAGTCCTGTTTCAAAGAGATGACTCATCCAAAGTGTGAAGTCTGCCACCAATTT ATCCCTACCAATCGAGCCGGTTTGATCGAGTACAGATGTCATCCTTTTTGGTCTCAAAAGTATTGTCCATCACATGAGCATGACAGCACAGCCCGTTGTTGTAGCTGCGAGCGTTTGGAG TCTTGGAATGCAAGATATGTTTCTTTGGGAGACGGACGGAGCCTATGCCTTGAATGTATGGAGTCTGCTATCATGGACACAGGAGACTGCCAACCACTCTACCATTCCATCCGAGACTATTACGAAGGAATGAACATGAGAATCGATCAGCAAATTCCCATGCTTCTAGTTGAAAGACAGGCACTAAATGAAGCTATTGTTGGGGAGAAGCAT GGTTTCCATCACATGCCCGAGACTAGAGGTTTATGCCTTTCTGAAGAGCAGACTGTCACCAGT ATCCTTGGGAGGCCAAGAATGGGGGGGCATCGACGACTTGTAGGAATGAAAACTCAACTGCAGAAGCTGACTCGTAAATGTGAAGTTACAGCCATTCTTGTTCTTTATGGTCTCCCAAG CTTCTACAGATTACTGACAGGTGCTATTCTTGCCCACGAGTTGATGCACGGCTGGTTACGACTAAAAG GATATCGCAACCTTAATCCGGAGGTAGAAGAAGGTATCTGTCAAGTGCTTTCGTACATGTGGCTTGAATCAGAAGTAGTAATGCCGGGGTATAGATCAGGACCTTCGACATCTGCTGCATCCtcgtcctcttcttcttcctcgtcTCACTActcttcatcatcaaagaaagGCGGTAAATCTTCTGCCGAAAACAAACTGGGTGAATTTTTCATGCACCAAATAGCGAACGATGCCTCGGCAGCTTACGGGGAAGGGTTCAGAGCTGCTAATGCAGCTGTGAATAAATATGGCTTGCGTCGAACGCTCGACCATATTTTCATGACTGGAAGTTTCCCCGTGTAA
- the LOC120080465 gene encoding protein DA1-related 2 isoform X5 yields MAPSGLNNLSQPCISEKKSGWMKWLSKIFRSGANRGGGGGGGGGGGSRHPQQLLGDQENMVWRAPARSSDDPSRAQKEKEELDHAIALSLAEDLKKRNRSRWRTDNDEAIARELQDKMNLSPYPSFAPPQFHPIDYSHRYCGGCNRAIGYGNYLGCMGTYFHPGCFCCRSCGYPITEHEFSLSGKDPYHKSCFKEMTHPKCEVCHQFIPTNRAGLIEYRCHPFWSQKYCPSHEHDSTARCCSCERLESWNARYVSLGDGRSLCLECMESAIMDTGDCQPLYHSIRDYYEGMNMRIDQQIPMLLVERQALNEAIVGEKHGFHHMPETRGLCLSEEQTVTSILGRPRMGGHRRLVGMKTQLQKLTRKCEVTAILVLYGLPSFYRLLTGAILAHELMHGWLRLKGYRNLNPEVEEGICQVLSYMWLESEVVMPGYRSGPSTSAASSSSSSSSSHYSSSSKKGGKSSAENKLGEFFMHQIANDASAAYGEGFRAANAAVNKYGLRRTLDHIFMTGSFPV; encoded by the exons ATGGCTCCTTCTGGTCTTAATAATCTTTCTCAGCCTTGCATTTCTG AGAAAAAATCTGGGTGGATGAAATGGTTGAGCAAAATTTTCCGGTCAGGAGCCAACAGGGGAGGTGGCGGCGGTGGAGGCGGCGGCGGTGGTAGCCGTCATCCACAACAACTTCTTGGTGATCAGGAGAACATGGTCTGGCGAGCTCCGGCTAGATCATCG GACGATCCTTCTAGAGCtcagaaggagaaagaagaacTAGATCATGCGATTGCACTCTCTTTAGCTGAAGATTTAAAAAAGCGAAATC GGTCTCGTTGGCGTACGGACAATGATGAAGCAATTGCTAGAGAACTGCAGGACAAGATGAATTTATCTCCATATCCTTCTTTTGCCCCTCCCCAGTTCCATCCCATTGACTACAG TCACAGATATTGTGGTGGCTGCAATCGTGCAATCGGCTATGGCAATTATTTAGGATGTATGGGCACCTACTTCCATCCTGGGTGCTTTTGTTGTCGTTCTTGTGGTTATCCTATTACCGAGCATGAG TTTTCATTGTCTGGGAAAGATCCATATCACAAGTCCTGTTTCAAAGAGATGACTCATCCAAAGTGTGAAGTCTGCCACCAATTT ATCCCTACCAATCGAGCCGGTTTGATCGAGTACAGATGTCATCCTTTTTGGTCTCAAAAGTATTGTCCATCACATGAGCATGACAGCACAGCCCGTTGTTGTAGCTGCGAGCGTTTGGAG TCTTGGAATGCAAGATATGTTTCTTTGGGAGACGGACGGAGCCTATGCCTTGAATGTATGGAGTCTGCTATCATGGACACAGGAGACTGCCAACCACTCTACCATTCCATCCGAGACTATTACGAAGGAATGAACATGAGAATCGATCAGCAAATTCCCATGCTTCTAGTTGAAAGACAGGCACTAAATGAAGCTATTGTTGGGGAGAAGCAT GGTTTCCATCACATGCCCGAGACTAGAGGTTTATGCCTTTCTGAAGAGCAGACTGTCACCAGT ATCCTTGGGAGGCCAAGAATGGGGGGGCATCGACGACTTGTAGGAATGAAAACTCAACTGCAGAAGCTGACTCGTAAATGTGAAGTTACAGCCATTCTTGTTCTTTATGGTCTCCCAAG CTTCTACAGATTACTGACAGGTGCTATTCTTGCCCACGAGTTGATGCACGGCTGGTTACGACTAAAAG GATATCGCAACCTTAATCCGGAGGTAGAAGAAGGTATCTGTCAAGTGCTTTCGTACATGTGGCTTGAATCAGAAGTAGTAATGCCGGGGTATAGATCAGGACCTTCGACATCTGCTGCATCCtcgtcctcttcttcttcctcgtcTCACTActcttcatcatcaaagaaagGCGGTAAATCTTCTGCCGAAAACAAACTGGGTGAATTTTTCATGCACCAAATAGCGAACGATGCCTCGGCAGCTTACGGGGAAGGGTTCAGAGCTGCTAATGCAGCTGTGAATAAATATGGCTTGCGTCGAACGCTCGACCATATTTTCATGACTGGAAGTTTCCCCGTGTAA
- the LOC120080465 gene encoding protein DA1-related 2 isoform X4, protein MAPSGLNNLSQPCISGDFSSSYAEKKSGWMKWLSKIFRSGANRGGGGGGGGGGGSRHPQQLLGDQENMVWRAPARSSDDPSRAQKEKEELDHAIALSLAEDLKKRNRSRWRTDNDEAIARELQDKMNLSPYPSFAPPQFHPIDYRYCGGCNRAIGYGNYLGCMGTYFHPGCFCCRSCGYPITEHEFSLSGKDPYHKSCFKEMTHPKCEVCHQFIPTNRAGLIEYRCHPFWSQKYCPSHEHDSTARCCSCERLESWNARYVSLGDGRSLCLECMESAIMDTGDCQPLYHSIRDYYEGMNMRIDQQIPMLLVERQALNEAIVGEKHGFHHMPETRGLCLSEEQTVTSILGRPRMGGHRRLVGMKTQLQKLTRKCEVTAILVLYGLPRLLTGAILAHELMHGWLRLKGYRNLNPEVEEGICQVLSYMWLESEVVMPGYRSGPSTSAASSSSSSSSSHYSSSSKKGGKSSAENKLGEFFMHQIANDASAAYGEGFRAANAAVNKYGLRRTLDHIFMTGSFPV, encoded by the exons ATGGCTCCTTCTGGTCTTAATAATCTTTCTCAGCCTTGCATTTCTG GGGATTTTTCTTCCTCTTACGCAGAGAAAAAATCTGGGTGGATGAAATGGTTGAGCAAAATTTTCCGGTCAGGAGCCAACAGGGGAGGTGGCGGCGGTGGAGGCGGCGGCGGTGGTAGCCGTCATCCACAACAACTTCTTGGTGATCAGGAGAACATGGTCTGGCGAGCTCCGGCTAGATCATCG GACGATCCTTCTAGAGCtcagaaggagaaagaagaacTAGATCATGCGATTGCACTCTCTTTAGCTGAAGATTTAAAAAAGCGAAATC GGTCTCGTTGGCGTACGGACAATGATGAAGCAATTGCTAGAGAACTGCAGGACAAGATGAATTTATCTCCATATCCTTCTTTTGCCCCTCCCCAGTTCCATCCCATTGACTACAG ATATTGTGGTGGCTGCAATCGTGCAATCGGCTATGGCAATTATTTAGGATGTATGGGCACCTACTTCCATCCTGGGTGCTTTTGTTGTCGTTCTTGTGGTTATCCTATTACCGAGCATGAG TTTTCATTGTCTGGGAAAGATCCATATCACAAGTCCTGTTTCAAAGAGATGACTCATCCAAAGTGTGAAGTCTGCCACCAATTT ATCCCTACCAATCGAGCCGGTTTGATCGAGTACAGATGTCATCCTTTTTGGTCTCAAAAGTATTGTCCATCACATGAGCATGACAGCACAGCCCGTTGTTGTAGCTGCGAGCGTTTGGAG TCTTGGAATGCAAGATATGTTTCTTTGGGAGACGGACGGAGCCTATGCCTTGAATGTATGGAGTCTGCTATCATGGACACAGGAGACTGCCAACCACTCTACCATTCCATCCGAGACTATTACGAAGGAATGAACATGAGAATCGATCAGCAAATTCCCATGCTTCTAGTTGAAAGACAGGCACTAAATGAAGCTATTGTTGGGGAGAAGCAT GGTTTCCATCACATGCCCGAGACTAGAGGTTTATGCCTTTCTGAAGAGCAGACTGTCACCAGT ATCCTTGGGAGGCCAAGAATGGGGGGGCATCGACGACTTGTAGGAATGAAAACTCAACTGCAGAAGCTGACTCGTAAATGTGAAGTTACAGCCATTCTTGTTCTTTATGGTCTCCCAAG ATTACTGACAGGTGCTATTCTTGCCCACGAGTTGATGCACGGCTGGTTACGACTAAAAG GATATCGCAACCTTAATCCGGAGGTAGAAGAAGGTATCTGTCAAGTGCTTTCGTACATGTGGCTTGAATCAGAAGTAGTAATGCCGGGGTATAGATCAGGACCTTCGACATCTGCTGCATCCtcgtcctcttcttcttcctcgtcTCACTActcttcatcatcaaagaaagGCGGTAAATCTTCTGCCGAAAACAAACTGGGTGAATTTTTCATGCACCAAATAGCGAACGATGCCTCGGCAGCTTACGGGGAAGGGTTCAGAGCTGCTAATGCAGCTGTGAATAAATATGGCTTGCGTCGAACGCTCGACCATATTTTCATGACTGGAAGTTTCCCCGTGTAA
- the LOC120080465 gene encoding protein DA1-related 2 isoform X6 gives MAPSGLNNLSQPCISEKKSGWMKWLSKIFRSGANRGGGGGGGGGGGSRHPQQLLGDQENMVWRAPARSSDDPSRAQKEKEELDHAIALSLAEDLKKRNRSRWRTDNDEAIARELQDKMNLSPYPSFAPPQFHPIDYRYCGGCNRAIGYGNYLGCMGTYFHPGCFCCRSCGYPITEHEFSLSGKDPYHKSCFKEMTHPKCEVCHQFIPTNRAGLIEYRCHPFWSQKYCPSHEHDSTARCCSCERLESWNARYVSLGDGRSLCLECMESAIMDTGDCQPLYHSIRDYYEGMNMRIDQQIPMLLVERQALNEAIVGEKHGFHHMPETRGLCLSEEQTVTSILGRPRMGGHRRLVGMKTQLQKLTRKCEVTAILVLYGLPRLLTGAILAHELMHGWLRLKGYRNLNPEVEEGICQVLSYMWLESEVVMPGYRSGPSTSAASSSSSSSSSHYSSSSKKGGKSSAENKLGEFFMHQIANDASAAYGEGFRAANAAVNKYGLRRTLDHIFMTGSFPV, from the exons ATGGCTCCTTCTGGTCTTAATAATCTTTCTCAGCCTTGCATTTCTG AGAAAAAATCTGGGTGGATGAAATGGTTGAGCAAAATTTTCCGGTCAGGAGCCAACAGGGGAGGTGGCGGCGGTGGAGGCGGCGGCGGTGGTAGCCGTCATCCACAACAACTTCTTGGTGATCAGGAGAACATGGTCTGGCGAGCTCCGGCTAGATCATCG GACGATCCTTCTAGAGCtcagaaggagaaagaagaacTAGATCATGCGATTGCACTCTCTTTAGCTGAAGATTTAAAAAAGCGAAATC GGTCTCGTTGGCGTACGGACAATGATGAAGCAATTGCTAGAGAACTGCAGGACAAGATGAATTTATCTCCATATCCTTCTTTTGCCCCTCCCCAGTTCCATCCCATTGACTACAG ATATTGTGGTGGCTGCAATCGTGCAATCGGCTATGGCAATTATTTAGGATGTATGGGCACCTACTTCCATCCTGGGTGCTTTTGTTGTCGTTCTTGTGGTTATCCTATTACCGAGCATGAG TTTTCATTGTCTGGGAAAGATCCATATCACAAGTCCTGTTTCAAAGAGATGACTCATCCAAAGTGTGAAGTCTGCCACCAATTT ATCCCTACCAATCGAGCCGGTTTGATCGAGTACAGATGTCATCCTTTTTGGTCTCAAAAGTATTGTCCATCACATGAGCATGACAGCACAGCCCGTTGTTGTAGCTGCGAGCGTTTGGAG TCTTGGAATGCAAGATATGTTTCTTTGGGAGACGGACGGAGCCTATGCCTTGAATGTATGGAGTCTGCTATCATGGACACAGGAGACTGCCAACCACTCTACCATTCCATCCGAGACTATTACGAAGGAATGAACATGAGAATCGATCAGCAAATTCCCATGCTTCTAGTTGAAAGACAGGCACTAAATGAAGCTATTGTTGGGGAGAAGCAT GGTTTCCATCACATGCCCGAGACTAGAGGTTTATGCCTTTCTGAAGAGCAGACTGTCACCAGT ATCCTTGGGAGGCCAAGAATGGGGGGGCATCGACGACTTGTAGGAATGAAAACTCAACTGCAGAAGCTGACTCGTAAATGTGAAGTTACAGCCATTCTTGTTCTTTATGGTCTCCCAAG ATTACTGACAGGTGCTATTCTTGCCCACGAGTTGATGCACGGCTGGTTACGACTAAAAG GATATCGCAACCTTAATCCGGAGGTAGAAGAAGGTATCTGTCAAGTGCTTTCGTACATGTGGCTTGAATCAGAAGTAGTAATGCCGGGGTATAGATCAGGACCTTCGACATCTGCTGCATCCtcgtcctcttcttcttcctcgtcTCACTActcttcatcatcaaagaaagGCGGTAAATCTTCTGCCGAAAACAAACTGGGTGAATTTTTCATGCACCAAATAGCGAACGATGCCTCGGCAGCTTACGGGGAAGGGTTCAGAGCTGCTAATGCAGCTGTGAATAAATATGGCTTGCGTCGAACGCTCGACCATATTTTCATGACTGGAAGTTTCCCCGTGTAA
- the LOC120080465 gene encoding protein DA1-related 2 isoform X3 gives MAPSGLNNLSQPCISGDFSSSYAEKKSGWMKWLSKIFRSGANRGGGGGGGGGGGSRHPQQLLGDQENMVWRAPARSSDDPSRAQKEKEELDHAIALSLAEDLKKRNRSRWRTDNDEAIARELQDKMNLSPYPSFAPPQFHPIDYSHRYCGGCNRAIGYGNYLGCMGTYFHPGCFCCRSCGYPITEHEFSLSGKDPYHKSCFKEMTHPKCEVCHQFIPTNRAGLIEYRCHPFWSQKYCPSHEHDSTARCCSCERLESWNARYVSLGDGRSLCLECMESAIMDTGDCQPLYHSIRDYYEGMNMRIDQQIPMLLVERQALNEAIVGEKHGFHHMPETRGLCLSEEQTVTSILGRPRMGGHRRLVGMKTQLQKLTRKCEVTAILVLYGLPRLLTGAILAHELMHGWLRLKGYRNLNPEVEEGICQVLSYMWLESEVVMPGYRSGPSTSAASSSSSSSSSHYSSSSKKGGKSSAENKLGEFFMHQIANDASAAYGEGFRAANAAVNKYGLRRTLDHIFMTGSFPV, from the exons ATGGCTCCTTCTGGTCTTAATAATCTTTCTCAGCCTTGCATTTCTG GGGATTTTTCTTCCTCTTACGCAGAGAAAAAATCTGGGTGGATGAAATGGTTGAGCAAAATTTTCCGGTCAGGAGCCAACAGGGGAGGTGGCGGCGGTGGAGGCGGCGGCGGTGGTAGCCGTCATCCACAACAACTTCTTGGTGATCAGGAGAACATGGTCTGGCGAGCTCCGGCTAGATCATCG GACGATCCTTCTAGAGCtcagaaggagaaagaagaacTAGATCATGCGATTGCACTCTCTTTAGCTGAAGATTTAAAAAAGCGAAATC GGTCTCGTTGGCGTACGGACAATGATGAAGCAATTGCTAGAGAACTGCAGGACAAGATGAATTTATCTCCATATCCTTCTTTTGCCCCTCCCCAGTTCCATCCCATTGACTACAG TCACAGATATTGTGGTGGCTGCAATCGTGCAATCGGCTATGGCAATTATTTAGGATGTATGGGCACCTACTTCCATCCTGGGTGCTTTTGTTGTCGTTCTTGTGGTTATCCTATTACCGAGCATGAG TTTTCATTGTCTGGGAAAGATCCATATCACAAGTCCTGTTTCAAAGAGATGACTCATCCAAAGTGTGAAGTCTGCCACCAATTT ATCCCTACCAATCGAGCCGGTTTGATCGAGTACAGATGTCATCCTTTTTGGTCTCAAAAGTATTGTCCATCACATGAGCATGACAGCACAGCCCGTTGTTGTAGCTGCGAGCGTTTGGAG TCTTGGAATGCAAGATATGTTTCTTTGGGAGACGGACGGAGCCTATGCCTTGAATGTATGGAGTCTGCTATCATGGACACAGGAGACTGCCAACCACTCTACCATTCCATCCGAGACTATTACGAAGGAATGAACATGAGAATCGATCAGCAAATTCCCATGCTTCTAGTTGAAAGACAGGCACTAAATGAAGCTATTGTTGGGGAGAAGCAT GGTTTCCATCACATGCCCGAGACTAGAGGTTTATGCCTTTCTGAAGAGCAGACTGTCACCAGT ATCCTTGGGAGGCCAAGAATGGGGGGGCATCGACGACTTGTAGGAATGAAAACTCAACTGCAGAAGCTGACTCGTAAATGTGAAGTTACAGCCATTCTTGTTCTTTATGGTCTCCCAAG ATTACTGACAGGTGCTATTCTTGCCCACGAGTTGATGCACGGCTGGTTACGACTAAAAG GATATCGCAACCTTAATCCGGAGGTAGAAGAAGGTATCTGTCAAGTGCTTTCGTACATGTGGCTTGAATCAGAAGTAGTAATGCCGGGGTATAGATCAGGACCTTCGACATCTGCTGCATCCtcgtcctcttcttcttcctcgtcTCACTActcttcatcatcaaagaaagGCGGTAAATCTTCTGCCGAAAACAAACTGGGTGAATTTTTCATGCACCAAATAGCGAACGATGCCTCGGCAGCTTACGGGGAAGGGTTCAGAGCTGCTAATGCAGCTGTGAATAAATATGGCTTGCGTCGAACGCTCGACCATATTTTCATGACTGGAAGTTTCCCCGTGTAA